One genomic region from Bactrocera tryoni isolate S06 chromosome 3, CSIRO_BtryS06_freeze2, whole genome shotgun sequence encodes:
- the LOC120772476 gene encoding integumentary mucin C.1-like, which translates to MCVNTIMLSSSKSSVCLLLLLAITELLSLGAAMKMRHIHETTTIATEIETLLPTTTTTTPATTTKTTTITTTQKSLQSSPPSQHNIEDYGKSVKIIFPTNDDSEDNRIFDVYGLKTTPPPPNQEVVKTEDKMNATEATIITTTKSTTDGGDSVSNSTIKSVEDRIGVLNLAPHCPEGTVIVNQRCHKSA; encoded by the exons ATGTGTGTAAATACAATAATGCTGTCATCATCAAAGTCATCtgtgtgtttgttgctgttgttggcgatTACAGAACTGCTTTCGTTAGGCGCTGCAATGAAGATGCGACACATacacgaaacaacaacaatagcaacagagATAGAAACGCTGCtgcctacaacaacaacgacgacaCCGGCAACcacaacgaaaacaacaacaataacaacaacacagaaATCGTTGCAAAGCAGCCCGCCAAGTCAGCACAATATTGAAGATTACGGCAAAAGCG tgaaaatcatTTTCCCAACCAATGACGATTCCGAGGACAACAGAATATTCGATGTTTATGGTTTGAAGACAACACCACCGCCACCAAATCAGGAGGTAGTGAAAACAGAAGATAAAATGAACGCAACCGAAGCAACCATTATTACAACTACAAAATCAACAACGGACGGCGGGGATTCTGTTTCGAATTCAACTATAAAATCAGTTGAAGACCGTATCGGTGTTCTCAATTTGGCACCACACTGTCCCGAAGGAACCGTGATAGTGAATCAGCGCTGTCATAAATCAGCCTAA
- the LOC120772887 gene encoding chitin deacetylase 7, whose translation MLYKTTFAVTLLVVLSAVLVQCEEDVTGNFLPLKKAGHCNIEKCQLPNCRCSGLRLPSADFKGHVKEIPQLITVTFDDAVNVINYEQYQQIFDGLVNPDNCSVRGTFFVSHEYTDYTLVNALYQQGHEIALHSVTHGSGTDYWREADVERLMAEFGQQIDMLVEFAKVNRKHIRGVRLPFLQISGNNTYEAAKRLGLLYDSSWPSQRNPPMWPYTLDYRSTQDCQIGPCPNAAIPGFWVSPMVTWLDTVGYNCAMIDGCIFPPKDEVDTLFEWMVDNFKRHYDGNRAPFGMYLHAAWFQRGRHYFEAFRKFLLYVNTLPDVYLTTASGVIHYMKHPTLGKPFPGCPKKPNTTCIKRNCGLRKMESGETRYMNVCDTCPSVYPWLGNALGQTENY comes from the exons ATGTTATACAAAACAACTTTCGCAGTTACTCTACTTGTTGTCTTGAGTGCAGTGCTGGTGCAATGCGAAGAGGACGTCACCGGCAATTTTCTGCCGCTTAAGAAAGCCGGTCATTGCAATATCGAGAAGTGTCAGCTGCCGAATTGTCGTTGTTCGGGCCTACGCTTACCCAGCGCCGACTTCAAAGGACACGTAAAGGAAATACCACAG CTTATCACAGTGACCTTCGATGATGCCGTGAATGTCATTAACTACGAACAGTATCAGCAGATCTTCGACGGACTCGTGAATCCGGATAACTGCAGTGTGCGCGGCACCTTTTTCGTCTCACATGAGTACACCGATTATACACTGGTGAATGCGCTCTACCAGCAAGGTCATGAGATAGCGTTGCATTCGGTTACGCACGGCTCCGGCACGGACTACTGGCGTGAGGCGGATGTGGAACGTCTGATGGCTGAATTCGGTCAACAAATTGATATGTTGGTAGAATTCGCCAAAGTGAATCGCAAACATATACGCGGTGTGCGTTTACCGTTCCTACAGATCTCTGGAAATAATACATATGAGGCTGCTAAGCGTTTAGGGCTGCTATACGATAGCTCGTGGCCATCACAACGTAACCCTCCCATGTGGCCCTATACGCTAGACTATCGTTCGACGCAAGATTGCCAGATTGGTCCATGTCCCAATGCTGCGATTCCAGGATTTTGGGTTAGTCCAATGGTCACTTGGCTTGACACTGTCGGCTACAATTGTGCCATGATTGATGGCTGCATATTTCCGCCGAAGGATGAAGTAGACACTTTGTTCGAATGGATGGTGGACAACTTCAAAAGACATTATGATGGTAATCGTGCGCCATTCGGCATGTATCTGCATGCGGCTTGGTTCCAGCGTGGACGGCATTATTTTGAGGCTTTCAGAAA ATTCCTTCTATATGTGAACACGCTACCCGATGTCTACCTAACCACCGCTTCAGGCGTTATACACTACATGAAACATCCCACCCTGGGTAAACCCTTCCCAGGTTGTCCGAAAAAACCGAATACCACATGCATAAAACGCAACTGTGGACTCCGGAAGATGGAGTCGGGTGAGACGCGTTATATGAATGTGTGCGATACATGTCCCTCCGTCTATCCTTGGTTGGGCAATGCGCTAGGACAGACCGAAAACTACTAG